In Flavobacterium praedii, the DNA window TGATCTTTTTCATGACTCATTGTTGTCTCGACGAATTATGACACCTATAAAGGAGATGTTCAATCGTTCTGTACATGGTATTTTATTTTCAAATCAAGTAGCCGAAATGCTTACTCCGCGATTAATAAAGATATCCAAGTTGGATGGGATGGATTATTTTCTTGAAATCATCTCTATACTGTATGATCTTGCGAACTCCCGTAATCAAAGGCTTTTGTCTACTTTTACTGTTGAAAATGATACTTTTGAAGAGTACGATAAGATGAAATTAATCTATGATTATATTCAAAAGAATTTTGCCGAAAAATTATCATTGGAAGAAGTAGCGGGAATTGCTAATATGACCACTATATCTTTTAATAGATTTATTAAAAAAAGAACAGGAAAAACTTTTGTCAATTATATTAATGACATTCGAATTGGGTATGCAGCAAGGTGGCTAGTAGAGAAGGATCTTAGTGTTTCTGAGGTTGCATTCAAATCTGGGTTTAATAATATAGCGAATTTTAATCGAAGTTTTAAGGCTTTTAAAAAATGCACACCTAGTCAATATCGTGATGATTTTTCTGGGTTAAAGAGAATTCTGTAACAATCATTTGATTTTCTGTTAAAAATGCTCCTAGAGAAACTTCTTTAAGGAGCATTTTTGTTTTTATAATTAAGTATATGATATATATTGTGGCTTTTAAGTATTAATAATATAAAAAATTACATCTATAATTTTGTTATGTGTAATTAAATTTTTCATTTTGAAAAAATATTATCATTAAATGATATAATACTATTAATTTAATGTTAGCTACTGTTATAAATTTGTTAATTATAAATCATATTTATTAATGCCAATAATAATAGACGAATTACCCTTTCGGAAATTATTAAACTTAACTAACAAATTTTTATTATGAAAAAATTATTGTCCAACTTAATTCATTGGAAAGTTAACCACAGAAAGGTTCCATTGATGTTTTTATTACTAACCTGTGGAATAATGAATGCACAACTTAAGGTGCAAGGTGTTGTTACTGATTCTAATAATCTTCCATTGTCTGGAGTTAATATCAAACAAGACGGTTCTTCTCAAGGGGTTTCTTCTGGTTTTGATGGTGCTTACGCAATCGATGTACCTGCAACTGCAACTTTGACTTTTACATTCATCGGTTTTGATACTAAAAAAGTAGCTGTAAAAGGAAATGCTAAGCAGAATGTAACCTTAACTTCTTCTTCAGAAAACTTGAAAGAAATCGTTGTAATTGGATATGGTACTCAAAAAAGAGGAAATCTTAATGGGTCTATATCTTCCGTAAGAGCAAAAGACATTGAAAACCTAAAAGTAGTAAGTGTAGATCAAATGCTGCAGGGTAAAGCTTCTGGGGTATCGGTCTCTAATAATAGTGGTGCTCCTGGGGGGGCTGCATCGGTTAGGATTCGAGGAACTACTTCTATTTCTGGAACTAATGAACCTCTATATGTAATTGATGGAATTCCTGTTTCTGGTGATGCCACGGGTAAATCATCTAGTGGCCAAGCATTGGTAGGGAAAGAAGGATTTTCCTCAACAGGTGGTGGAGGTAATAATGCAGTTAGCCCATTATCTATGTTAAATCCAAGTGATATTGAGTCTATTGATATCTTAAAAGATGCATCTGCAACAGCAATTTACGGTTCTAGAGGTGCTAATGGGGTTATTATAATCACAACCAAAACTGGTAAAAAAGGAGGTGGTAAGATTGCTTATGAAGGATATACTTCAATAAGCTCAAACTACAAAACTTTGGACGTTATGAACTTGCAACAATTTGCAACAAACAAAACCAATTTGGCTAATTTGTATGGTTACGAAACACGTCCTGAATTTTCACACCCAGAATTGTTAGGCAAGGGAACAGATTGGCAGGATGAAGTCTATAGAACTGCGGTTTCTAGAAGTCATCAATTGTCCTTTTCTGGAGCCAAAGAAGGTTCTAGTTATTATTTGTCTGGAGGATATTTAGATCAAGAAGGTACAATTATCGAATCTGGTTTGAAAAGATATACAATTCGTTTGAATGTGGATTCAAAAATCAGAAGTTGGTTGCGAATAGGATCAAATCTATCCTCTGGTATTACGGATGAAAAGGTTACTGTAAATCAAAGTTTTCAAGGGCTTATAAGTAACACTTTAATGCAATCTCCTGATATACCAGTGCGTAATCCTGATGGGACTTTTGCAGGACCACCATCTGCAGACCAAAGTGTAACATATTATAATCCTGTTGGTGAAGCTTTGACTAGGGATAATAAATTGAATAGGAAAAACTTTTTAGGAAATATATATGCTGAATTTTCAATAATTGAAGGTTTAAAATTTAGAACTGAGTTTGCTGCAAACACAGAATATTCTAAAAATGAAGATTTTAGACCATCTTACAAATGGGGATCACAAGTGAATCTATTAGCGGATTTGGATACTAGAAATCAAAATTGGTATTCTACCAATTTTAAAAACTTTTTGACTTACGATAAAACTTTGGGTAAACATCATTTTACTGTTTTATTAGGACAAGAAGCGAACGACAGTCACTGGGAAGGTGTAGTTACTTCTTCTCAAGGATTCAAAAGTAATGACGTTCACACTATCAATTTGGCCGATCCAAAAAACAATACGGTTACAGGTTATAAAGGGAGTGCGTCTTTGGCATCAATTTTTGGACGTATTATCTATGATTTTGATAATAAATATAGCATTATGGGATCTATCAGGCAAGATACGTCATCTAAATTTGATCCAACTACAGAGAATCAAACTGGTACATTTAAATCAATTTCTGGTTCTTGGAAACTTTCTAATGAATCATTTATGGAGAATACCCGTAAATATGTGGATAATATCAAATTCAGATTAGGGTATGGGGAAACAGGTAATCAACAAATTGAGAATAATAGATATACAGCTATGTTAGCTACTCAAAATTCTGGTTTAGGTAGCGGTTTCTTAGTGTCCAATTCTCCAAATCCTGATTTAACTTGGGAGTCATTAAACCAAACAAACTTAGGTATTGATTTTACTTTGTTTGATTCAAGTTTTAATGCAAGTATTGACTTTTATGATAAAAAATCGGAAGGATTTTTATTCCAAGTTCCATTGCCAATTTACCTTACAGGTGGAGGAGGTCAATATGGTGGAATTTCTGCACCTTACTCTAATTTAGGAGTAATGGACAACAAAGGATATGATATTACTGTTGGCTATACTTTGAAGGGGAATGGTATTTTTAATTGGGATTCATCATTCAACTTTTCGCATTATTCAAATAAATTAGTTGAAATGCAAAATGGTGTTGTGTTAACTCAACAGGTAAACACTAATGGTTACCAACCTGTTGTTGTTACTAATACAGTTGTAGGGCAACCAATTGGTATGTTTTATGGATATGTTACTGATGGTATTTTTAATGATTTGAATACTTTAAATGCAGCGCCATTACAATTTGGCCAAGCTGTGGGTACTGGTGCTGGCGAAACATATCTTGGGGATATTAAATACAAAGATGTGAATGCAGATGGGGTTATAGATGCCAAAGATAAAACGTTAATAGGATCACCACACCCTAAATTTACTTATGGATTCACAAATAATTTTAAATATAAAAACTTTGATTTATCATTATTCATACAAGGTTCTTATGGGAATGATATTATGAATCTAACTAGAAGAGCAGGAACAACAAATGCTTCATTATATGAGAATCAATTAGTGGAAGCATCTAACTATTGGACTCCTACTAATACCAATACAAACATTCCAAGACCAATTGACAATACGGCTAATAATAACCTTCTTATCTCAGATCGTTATATTGAAGATGGCTCTTATTTGAGAATTCAAAACTTAACTTTTGGTTATTCATTGCCTCAAGATTTAATTACAAAATTAAAAATGTATAGATTAAGACTGTATGGTTCAGCTCAAAACCTATATACTTTTACGAACTATTCTGGTTATGATCCTGAAATTGGTTCTTTCAATCAAAATCCACTTTTAGCGGGTATTGATAATGGAAGATACCCTTCGCCTAGAATGTATTCATTAGGACTTAACGTAGAATTTTAAAAATAAAAAAATGAAATATAAAACTTTTTTTAGTACCTATAAATTGCTGAGTGCAGCAATTGTGTTTTTGGTTTTTGGGTCTTGTAGTGATGATTTTACCAATAGACCTTCAGAAGATTCTATAAGTTTAGATTCATACTACTCTACTAACGAACAAGTAGTGGCAGCAACCAATGGTATGTATAGCAGAACTTGGTTTCAATTGTTCAATAAATTTTATTGGGCACTAGAAGTGGGGTCTGGAAATATGTATTCTGGTTCACCAGATGTAAGTGGGCTTAGAACTTTTTCTTTGAATGGGAGTGATCCAGAATTAGAAAATGGTTGGTCATCTTTATGGGCCAATGTGGCTCAAGCTAATGCAATTATCAATTTCCTTGAGTCTAGAGTAGGTTCCGGAGTTGATCCAAAAGTGTTGCAAAATACTGTTGGAGAAGCCTATTTTATGAGAGCAACTGCTTATTTTTATTTAGTTCGCATTTGGGGCCCAGTACCTATTATTGAAAACAATTTGGATTATTCTAAGGAACCAGCAATTAATACAAACCCTGAAGTCGATGTTTATAGATTAATTGTAAAAGATTATTTAGCGGCTATTGATAGACTGGCAGATAAAAAAAGAGGTGCAAACTACAGTGACAATGGACACGTTTCCAAAGGATCTGCCAAAGCATTTTTGGCGAAAGTATACTTGTATCAAAAGGATTATGCCAACGCAAAATTAATGGCCGAAAGTGTAATCAATAGCGGAGAGTTTAAATTATTGGGTGGGGATGCATTACCTGGTTCTTCATTTGCAGATTTATTCAAGTACAAAAATAATAATAATGAAGAATCTATTTTCTCTCTGCAATGGAAAGGCGATGGAAACTATGGCTCCGCGAATAATTGTAATACACAATTCGGAATTAGTTCTTCAACAGTATCTACTTCAAACGCTTCTTATGGTGGAGTTTTTGGACCTTCACAAGAGGTATTGTCTTTGTATGAAGCAGGTGATGTAAGAAAACAAGAAACAGTTATGACTCCAGGTGCTATCTATCCAGATATTAAAACTACAACAGGTACAGGTTTTACAGTTCCTGTTGATGAATCAAACGCACAAAACTCTGGTGGAGGGATCAAGAAATATTGTCTTGGTGTTGTTTCAGCAAACACAGGACCAGCTGATGCTTGGGCTATGATGGATAACAATACTTATATTATGAGATATGCTGAGTTATTGCTGATTCACGCTGAAGCCGTTTTGGCCGGTGGCGGAAGCACTTCTGATGCAGGAGCTTTAAATTCTTTTAATGCAGTAAGAAAAAGAGCAGGTTTATCTACTAAAGCGAGTATCACTGCGGATGATATTTTTAAAGAAAGAAGATTGGAACTTTGCTTTGAAGGAGATTATTGGTTTGACTTAGGTCGTATTGACAAAACTAAAGCCATCGCAATTATGTCTGCTCAAAATAGAGGAGATAGAGGTGGAGCAAGATATTATACGCCTGTTTATTCTGCAGATCATAGCACAAATGACTTTTTTATGGATTATCCAGATAATGATGTAGCCAAAAACCCTAAGTTATTGGAGCCACCTGTTCCTTATACTTTTAAATAAAAAAACACTATGAAAAATTTAAAAATAAAGCACATATTAAGCATCTTTATGATAGCTTCAATATTTATAAGCCTGTTTTCTTCCTGTTCAAACGATGATAATAGTAATTCAGTCGGTTCATTGACAGTAACCAGTGTAAGTAAAGCCGAAGCTGGGGATTTAGTCCCTACAACTCTTGGATATCCTGCTAATATGTATGTGATTCAAGGAAGCGGTTTTTTGGGGGTCAAAAAAATCTATTTTAATGGTGTTGATACGTATTTCAATCCTACATTGGTTACAGATTCAGCTATTTTTGTAACTATAGATTTAAATACACCATATGCCAATGCATCCAGTGAATTAAAAATAGAGACAACTAATGGCTCAGTTGTTTATCCATTTGTAATTGCGCCACCGGCACCCATTTTGAAAAGCTACAACCCAATTAATGCAGCAGATGGAGATGTGGTAACAATTTATGGTTCTTTCTTTTTGAATCCAACTGTAAAATTTGGAACAACACCCGCAACCGTTATTTCAAGTACTTTGGAACAAATTAAAGTAACTGTCCCTGCAGGGTCTAATGGAAAATACCCTACAGTGACCACTATTTCTGGTTCTTCTACTTCTACAGATGCAATAGGTTCAGCTATATATGATGATGCTTTTCACGGTATTGATGGTGTTGGTGGTTGGGGTGTTTCAAATACCAATACTGAAAACGCTACACCAGAAGAAGTAGCTCAAGGCGAAAAAGCGATCAAAGTTGATATTACATCTTGGTCTGGTTTTCAAATTGATATGTGGGCTAATGGTGGACATCCAGTTCCAGCAAATGCTGTAGGGATTAAATTTCAAATGAAATTGAAAACTGCTGCAAGAATGAGAGTTATTGTTGGCGGAGATTGGGGACATGAAGTATGGTTTAACATTGCCGCGGATTATGCTACTTATGTTGTAAAATGGTCTGATTTAGGGATGACAGTTGCACCAGCTACTATTGGACAATTAGTGTTTGGTAGTGATGGTACTGCAACTACTTTTTATATAGATAATTTAGGATTTGCGTTAAAATAAAAATTTGGTTATTGTTTATTGAGTTAGTTTAAGAATTCCCTAATCAAAAGATTGGGGAATTCTTTGTTTTAGGATTAGTTACTTTTTTCTTTTTGCCGTTTTTTAAGTATATTTTGAAAAAAAAGTATCACTATCTTTAGTATCAATTAACTAAACTTGTAAGTTAAATTCTTTGTTATTTTGTAAATAATATAAAATAAAAATCCCAATCGAATACCAGTAATACTATTTGTGTTTTTATCTTTTGTCTTTGTTTTTTTTACAATCCAATTTAAATAGAAAGAATATATAGTCCATTTAAAATGAGCTAAAAGGGTGGTTTTATTTTTGAAATCAAACGGTAATTCAATATTAAATAGAGCGATACTGCCATAAATCAAATCATCTAGGTTGAAACAAAATGCCTAAGTGGAAATTATATAAATCAGTTTAAAACTGCTTGCCGAATAAATTGAAATATGCCGGACAATAGTGTTACATTAAAAAATAATAACATACAAAAAAATGAAAAAAATACTTCTCAGCTTTCTTTTAGGAAGCATCGCAATTCAGGGATTCTCTCAAGGAAATGTCTACAAACAAGGAGCCGGAAAATTCGAAGGCCTTGCCATGACACCACCAATGGGTTGGAATTCTTGGAACACCTTCGAAACCAACATCGATGAAAAACTAGTAAAAGAAACAGCCGATATTATGGTTTCAACCGGAATGGCGGCTGCAGGCTATAATTACATCGTACTCGACGATGGTTGGATGACAAAAGAGCGTGATGTCAATGGAAATCTAGTCCCAGACCCAATCAAATTCCCAAGCGGGATGAAATCCTTAATCGATTATGTACATTCCAAAGGATTGAAATTTGGTTTGTACAATTGTGCCGGAACCCATACTTGTGCAGGTTACCCAGGCACGCGCGGATATGAGTATCAAGACGCTCGTTTTTATGCAAACTTAGGGATTGATTTCCTGAAATACGATTGGTGTAATACTGCCGGAATCAACGCTCCCGAAGCCTATGCCACGATGAGCAATGCCTTGAAAACTGCGGGAAGACCTATCGTTTTCAGCCTTTGCGAATGGGGTGATACCAAACCATGGGAATGGGGAAAACCTATTGGAAATCTTTGGAGAATTTCAGGTGATATTTATCCATGTTTCGATTGTGAGTTCCACCACGAAGAAGGAAATTGGTCGTCTTGGGGATTCATGAAAATTGCCGAAATGCGCAAAGACATCCGTAAATTTTCAGGCCCAGATCATTGGAACGATTTTGATATGATGGAAGTGGGTGACGGAATGACTAATACTGAGGACAAAACCCATTTTGCGATGTGGTGCATGATGGCTTCCCCATTAATCGCAGGAAATGATTTCCGAAAAATGTCCAAAGAAACCTTGGCTATTTTGACCAATAAAGAATTGATTGCCGTAAATCAGGATAAATTAGGAATACAAGGATTCAAACTTTCTGCCGAAGATGGACTGGAAGTTTGGGTAAAACCTTTATCCGATGGCGCTTGGGCTGTAACTTTCTTAAACAGAACCGATGCTCCAAAAAAAATAAATTACGATTGGAAAAAGAACTCTATTAAAGATGCTGATTTTGGTTATGATGCCGATTTTAATAAATCAATCTTCAAAATCAAAGATCTTTGGAAAAACAAAGAAGCAGGAACAACCAAAAAGAATTTCACTGGTGATATTGCTTCTCATGATGTAATTACATTAAAACTAATTCCTTAAATGTATAAGTCTGAAATATTATTTATCCTAACAGGTTTCTTTTAACCTGTTAGGTATTATTTTAATCTAAATTATCATCCATCGTCAAAATAATATATAATAAAATATGAACTTCAAATCAAAAATAATCCTGCTTTTACTTGCATTGAGTTGCAGTATGGCAAATGCACAATTTGTTAAAAAACACGGGCAACTTAGCGTAAAAGGAACACAGCTAGTAGATAAAGATCAAAACCCAATTGTTTTAAGAGGGGTGAGTTTGGGCTGGCATAGTATTTGGCCCAGATTTTATACAGAAAAAACGGTAGCGTGGCTAAAAAAAGATTTTGATTGCACAATTATTCGTGCCGCAATGGGTATCGAAATAGGAGAGCATCCTTATATGAAGGAGCCCGATTTTGCCAAAGATAAAATTGAATCTGTTATAAAAGGAGCCATCAAATCCGATATTTATGTAATCATCGATTGGCACAGTCACAATGTTAATCTGAAAGAAGCCAAGGAATATTTTGATGAAATCTCTAAGAAATACGGAAAATATCCAAATGTGATCTACGAGGTTTTTAACGAACCGGACTATGAAACGTGGCCAGAAGTAAAAGCATACTCCGAAGAAGTAATCAAAGTGATTCGAGCCAATGATCCGGATAATATTATTTTGGTGGGTTGTCCAAAATGGGATCAGGATGTCAATTTACCTGCGGCAGATCCCATCAAAGGTTATAGTAATTTAATGTACACCATGCATTTTTATGCGGCAACTCACGAAAAATGGTTGCGTGACAGAACTGACGAAGCTATAAAAAGTGGTTTACCTATTTTTGTGTCAGAATCGGCTGGGATGGAAGCATCAGGAGATGGACCAATGAATTATAAAGCTTGGCAAGAATACATTGATTGGATGGAAGAAAGAAAATTAAGTTGGATCGTTTGGTCTGTTTCAGATAAAGATGAAACTTGTTCGATGTTAAAAACGACAGCAGGATCTGAGGGGAACTGGAAGGCTGATGATCTTAAAGAATCAGGTTTTAAAACAAGGGAATTTCTTAAAAAATACAATATTAAGAAATAGATTAACAAATATAAAACACGACTTATCAATGAGTTGTGTTTTTTTTGTTTTCTGAAAAAAAATGTATATTGCAATTTATTTCGGATGATAACCCTATATCTATTGTATGAAATTAACACTTAGGTTAACGACTTATTCCAAACTGGTTATACTTATCATTGGCATTTGCTCGCTTTTTTTATTGTTATTTCTTTCTCTTTATCTTTATACAGTTCAGCAAGAAAGAGGTGTTTACAGAGACAAT includes these proteins:
- a CDS encoding helix-turn-helix domain-containing protein, yielding MSAFKNFHREIVPLAAQDSFLVFDRVKDEFDYPVHYHPEFEINFILNGKGVKRVVGDNIEEIDDIELVLVGPNLYHGWELNKCKNKEIHEITIQFHNDLFHDSLLSRRIMTPIKEMFNRSVHGILFSNQVAEMLTPRLIKISKLDGMDYFLEIISILYDLANSRNQRLLSTFTVENDTFEEYDKMKLIYDYIQKNFAEKLSLEEVAGIANMTTISFNRFIKKRTGKTFVNYINDIRIGYAARWLVEKDLSVSEVAFKSGFNNIANFNRSFKAFKKCTPSQYRDDFSGLKRIL
- a CDS encoding glycoside hydrolase family 27 protein, yielding MKKILLSFLLGSIAIQGFSQGNVYKQGAGKFEGLAMTPPMGWNSWNTFETNIDEKLVKETADIMVSTGMAAAGYNYIVLDDGWMTKERDVNGNLVPDPIKFPSGMKSLIDYVHSKGLKFGLYNCAGTHTCAGYPGTRGYEYQDARFYANLGIDFLKYDWCNTAGINAPEAYATMSNALKTAGRPIVFSLCEWGDTKPWEWGKPIGNLWRISGDIYPCFDCEFHHEEGNWSSWGFMKIAEMRKDIRKFSGPDHWNDFDMMEVGDGMTNTEDKTHFAMWCMMASPLIAGNDFRKMSKETLAILTNKELIAVNQDKLGIQGFKLSAEDGLEVWVKPLSDGAWAVTFLNRTDAPKKINYDWKKNSIKDADFGYDADFNKSIFKIKDLWKNKEAGTTKKNFTGDIASHDVITLKLIP
- a CDS encoding SusC/RagA family TonB-linked outer membrane protein yields the protein MKKLLSNLIHWKVNHRKVPLMFLLLTCGIMNAQLKVQGVVTDSNNLPLSGVNIKQDGSSQGVSSGFDGAYAIDVPATATLTFTFIGFDTKKVAVKGNAKQNVTLTSSSENLKEIVVIGYGTQKRGNLNGSISSVRAKDIENLKVVSVDQMLQGKASGVSVSNNSGAPGGAASVRIRGTTSISGTNEPLYVIDGIPVSGDATGKSSSGQALVGKEGFSSTGGGGNNAVSPLSMLNPSDIESIDILKDASATAIYGSRGANGVIIITTKTGKKGGGKIAYEGYTSISSNYKTLDVMNLQQFATNKTNLANLYGYETRPEFSHPELLGKGTDWQDEVYRTAVSRSHQLSFSGAKEGSSYYLSGGYLDQEGTIIESGLKRYTIRLNVDSKIRSWLRIGSNLSSGITDEKVTVNQSFQGLISNTLMQSPDIPVRNPDGTFAGPPSADQSVTYYNPVGEALTRDNKLNRKNFLGNIYAEFSIIEGLKFRTEFAANTEYSKNEDFRPSYKWGSQVNLLADLDTRNQNWYSTNFKNFLTYDKTLGKHHFTVLLGQEANDSHWEGVVTSSQGFKSNDVHTINLADPKNNTVTGYKGSASLASIFGRIIYDFDNKYSIMGSIRQDTSSKFDPTTENQTGTFKSISGSWKLSNESFMENTRKYVDNIKFRLGYGETGNQQIENNRYTAMLATQNSGLGSGFLVSNSPNPDLTWESLNQTNLGIDFTLFDSSFNASIDFYDKKSEGFLFQVPLPIYLTGGGGQYGGISAPYSNLGVMDNKGYDITVGYTLKGNGIFNWDSSFNFSHYSNKLVEMQNGVVLTQQVNTNGYQPVVVTNTVVGQPIGMFYGYVTDGIFNDLNTLNAAPLQFGQAVGTGAGETYLGDIKYKDVNADGVIDAKDKTLIGSPHPKFTYGFTNNFKYKNFDLSLFIQGSYGNDIMNLTRRAGTTNASLYENQLVEASNYWTPTNTNTNIPRPIDNTANNNLLISDRYIEDGSYLRIQNLTFGYSLPQDLITKLKMYRLRLYGSAQNLYTFTNYSGYDPEIGSFNQNPLLAGIDNGRYPSPRMYSLGLNVEF
- a CDS encoding RagB/SusD family nutrient uptake outer membrane protein — its product is MKYKTFFSTYKLLSAAIVFLVFGSCSDDFTNRPSEDSISLDSYYSTNEQVVAATNGMYSRTWFQLFNKFYWALEVGSGNMYSGSPDVSGLRTFSLNGSDPELENGWSSLWANVAQANAIINFLESRVGSGVDPKVLQNTVGEAYFMRATAYFYLVRIWGPVPIIENNLDYSKEPAINTNPEVDVYRLIVKDYLAAIDRLADKKRGANYSDNGHVSKGSAKAFLAKVYLYQKDYANAKLMAESVINSGEFKLLGGDALPGSSFADLFKYKNNNNEESIFSLQWKGDGNYGSANNCNTQFGISSSTVSTSNASYGGVFGPSQEVLSLYEAGDVRKQETVMTPGAIYPDIKTTTGTGFTVPVDESNAQNSGGGIKKYCLGVVSANTGPADAWAMMDNNTYIMRYAELLLIHAEAVLAGGGSTSDAGALNSFNAVRKRAGLSTKASITADDIFKERRLELCFEGDYWFDLGRIDKTKAIAIMSAQNRGDRGGARYYTPVYSADHSTNDFFMDYPDNDVAKNPKLLEPPVPYTFK
- a CDS encoding glycoside hydrolase family 5 protein codes for the protein MNFKSKIILLLLALSCSMANAQFVKKHGQLSVKGTQLVDKDQNPIVLRGVSLGWHSIWPRFYTEKTVAWLKKDFDCTIIRAAMGIEIGEHPYMKEPDFAKDKIESVIKGAIKSDIYVIIDWHSHNVNLKEAKEYFDEISKKYGKYPNVIYEVFNEPDYETWPEVKAYSEEVIKVIRANDPDNIILVGCPKWDQDVNLPAADPIKGYSNLMYTMHFYAATHEKWLRDRTDEAIKSGLPIFVSESAGMEASGDGPMNYKAWQEYIDWMEERKLSWIVWSVSDKDETCSMLKTTAGSEGNWKADDLKESGFKTREFLKKYNIKK
- a CDS encoding IPT/TIG domain-containing protein yields the protein MKNLKIKHILSIFMIASIFISLFSSCSNDDNSNSVGSLTVTSVSKAEAGDLVPTTLGYPANMYVIQGSGFLGVKKIYFNGVDTYFNPTLVTDSAIFVTIDLNTPYANASSELKIETTNGSVVYPFVIAPPAPILKSYNPINAADGDVVTIYGSFFLNPTVKFGTTPATVISSTLEQIKVTVPAGSNGKYPTVTTISGSSTSTDAIGSAIYDDAFHGIDGVGGWGVSNTNTENATPEEVAQGEKAIKVDITSWSGFQIDMWANGGHPVPANAVGIKFQMKLKTAARMRVIVGGDWGHEVWFNIAADYATYVVKWSDLGMTVAPATIGQLVFGSDGTATTFYIDNLGFALK